GGATCGAACAAGCAGGTTTGCGCCAATTGTCATATCCCCCACGCAGGAAAGGGAGCAAGAATCTGGGCCAGGAGTGAGGTTCAGGGCAAGGAGGCAACGGTAAAGACCCTGTGCGCCAGTTGCCACTATCAGGGAAATAAAGATTTTCCCCAGGTTGAATCCGGGCTGCGCATGAAGGGAAACGGCCAATATGGAGGCAAGTTCGCTGATTTGAATAATAAAAATGGAAACGTTTTTTCGGGAGGCAGCGCCAACCATGTCATGGGGCCACAATTCCAGCCCAACAGGGATGGAGGCACAAGCTATCTCAGCAGCACTGAGGGAGATGGAGGCAGAGAGGCTGAGGTCGTCGGTTTCCCCTTCTCAAAAACCGAGGGCTTTTATTGCGGCTCCTGCCATAACCCCCACCAGCAGCCAAATAATGATGAATCAGGACATGGAGATTACCTGCGGCTTAACTCGAAAACCGGCAGTGCAGGTGAAACCCACGACCGCAGGGCATTCTGCCGTCAGTGCCATCCGAAGGAAGGTAATATCAAGGGCACGGATGGAAAGTCGGTGGTCCATGTCCACGCGGGTGACGAAGGTGATCCTCAGTGCGAAGCCTGCCACCGCCCCCATGATGGATTCCACGATGCTGATCATCCAGAAAATGATGCCATGATATTTCTCGATCGTCTGGACCCCCTGGGAATCTGGACCTACGGAACAGAAAACTCGGGGTTCCAGCAATCTCTGGGGAGAAATGCCGGGGCTCTCGGTGTGAAATATGAATCGCAGAATTGTACTTCATGCCATCTTTCAACGACTACCTGGCCCAATGCTCCGAAATTGGATAAAACCCGTGCTCATCACCCCATGGGTCAACGATGGGCACAGACCTCCTGCGGTGTTTCGGGATGTCATGAAGGCAAGGTTCCAGGAAATGGGCTCCTTTTTAAATTGGAAGGTTCCACTGCAGATGGAAAATCCGCCCCCTTTGATCAGCAGATTTTTGGCTGTACCTCATGCCATGCATCCCATACTACCGAGATAGAGGGCAATCCAAGCTTCCTGCGGTTTGCCTCTTTCAAAGATGACGATACTGCCCTGTGCGAATATTGCCACAACGATCCCAAGCATCCCAAAAGCCGGAAAATGCTTGAAGCCAATGGCGGACTTCATTTTAAAACCAGGAACGATACCAAGAACCGGGTTGAACGGACCTTCAAGGCCACGAGTGTCCGTCCGGAGAAGAAGGTTAAATGCGGCGGCTGCATGTTCTGCCATTTCATTCACTCGAACGACAAGGATGATCCCAGAGCTGGTGTATCTCCGCTCCGGGCTGATATCGATGCCATGATGAGAGTCCCTGCCGTAAAACTGGATTGGGGATCTCAGGGAGATACCACCCTGAAAGCCGATCCACTCGACCGATATGAAGCCATGTGCTATGGCTGCCATAGTAATTCCACCATTGTCGGCAGCTACGAGAAGAACGGATCGCTCCTGAACCCGACGGCGCGCCAGAGCCATCGGTTTGCCTGCAAACCGGTCAGTCCCAATACCCGTGAGAACATCATTTCCGCGGGGGGCGTCGGTGTTCCGAAATTCCTGAAGGCCGACGGCAAGGCGGGTTCGGCAGGCGGGGTCATGGATGATTATGGCACGGTCGAGGGACAGATCTTCTGCGGTACCTGCCATGATGTCCATATTAATACCAAACCGCCGTATCTGTATCGCCTGACCGAGGACGACCATAAATCGCCGTTCGAGGCCAATGGCTACTGCGAACAGTGCCATTGCACGGCCACGAATCCTGACCCGATGGCCCAGGGGACGACTCACCCGGTTGGAGCCGACAAGAAACCCAATGGCCGCAATACCTGCACGGCATTTCCCAAGCAATTTTTCGGCGGCAAGAGCGGTTCCCCGCTGGGTGTTACTGCCGGGAACAATACCGCCACGGATGGTGTATTGTGCCTGACCTGCCACAACACCCATGCAGCCGCAACCGCCTGGGATGGAACCATTGCCGGAGAGACTCGTCCAGCCGCTGGACAAAAAGGCAAGCATGGCCAACTGCTCGTTCAGGATAACTACTCGGCGGCACCAGGCAGCAATATGTGCAGCGCCTGTCATGATCAATTCTAAGTCGAAAGCTTGGGCTGATGTTGAGCTGGAGCTGTAGTTGAAGGCACCCGTCAAAGGGCCTTGATTCTGAGAATTACACTATCCCTGGGGTTTCTGATGGTAAGGAAACCCCAGGGTGTTTTTGAGACTCCAATCTCTTGCCGAAACGCAACC
This portion of the bacterium genome encodes:
- a CDS encoding cytochrome c3 family protein; the protein is MNKKLKTILSFLGICLFILFCCSPGAYAVDGSRQTPYNGHLCVVSGSNKQVCANCHIPHAGKGARIWARSEVQGKEATVKTLCASCHYQGNKDFPQVESGLRMKGNGQYGGKFADLNNKNGNVFSGGSANHVMGPQFQPNRDGGTSYLSSTEGDGGREAEVVGFPFSKTEGFYCGSCHNPHQQPNNDESGHGDYLRLNSKTGSAGETHDRRAFCRQCHPKEGNIKGTDGKSVVHVHAGDEGDPQCEACHRPHDGFHDADHPENDAMIFLDRLDPLGIWTYGTENSGFQQSLGRNAGALGVKYESQNCTSCHLSTTTWPNAPKLDKTRAHHPMGQRWAQTSCGVSGCHEGKVPGNGLLFKLEGSTADGKSAPFDQQIFGCTSCHASHTTEIEGNPSFLRFASFKDDDTALCEYCHNDPKHPKSRKMLEANGGLHFKTRNDTKNRVERTFKATSVRPEKKVKCGGCMFCHFIHSNDKDDPRAGVSPLRADIDAMMRVPAVKLDWGSQGDTTLKADPLDRYEAMCYGCHSNSTIVGSYEKNGSLLNPTARQSHRFACKPVSPNTRENIISAGGVGVPKFLKADGKAGSAGGVMDDYGTVEGQIFCGTCHDVHINTKPPYLYRLTEDDHKSPFEANGYCEQCHCTATNPDPMAQGTTHPVGADKKPNGRNTCTAFPKQFFGGKSGSPLGVTAGNNTATDGVLCLTCHNTHAAATAWDGTIAGETRPAAGQKGKHGQLLVQDNYSAAPGSNMCSACHDQF